In the genome of Pristis pectinata isolate sPriPec2 chromosome 10, sPriPec2.1.pri, whole genome shotgun sequence, one region contains:
- the LOC127575352 gene encoding 4-galactosyl-N-acetylglucosaminide 3-alpha-L-fucosyltransferase 9-like — translation MTSSNKGILHTLLIFIIILGCLLTLLLLYVKPSNSWIYAPMESATSVLRMRNIFASQQEDNETIVLIWLWPFGQTFELNSCESEFNIRDCHLTVDKNMYNKSHAVLIHHRDISGDLSNLPSQPRPIFQKWVWMNLESPTHTPKKTELDRLFNLTLTYRRDSDIPVPYGSLTINKVPSAFELPSKSSLVCWVVSNWNSDHARVKYYNELYKYVEINTYGQAFGEYLSNIDFIPTISQCKFYLSFENSIHEDYITEKLYNALLAGSVPVVLGPSRENYENYIPANSFIHVDDFLSPKELADYLHMLDGNEYLYMSYFKWRKYYKVRMTHFWDEHACSVCENIRQHKEYKSLSSLEKWFWD, via the coding sequence ATGACTTCATCTAATAAAGGAATTTTACACACCTTGTTAATTTTCATCATCATTTTGGGCTGCCTTTTAACCTTGTTGTTGCTCTATGTTAAGCCATCAAACAGCTGGATATATGCTCCCATGGAATCTGCCACCTCAGTTCTACGAATGAGAAACATCTTTGCTTCACAGCAAGAAGACAATGAGACTATTGTGCTTATTTGGCTGTGGCCTTTTGGTCAGACATTTGAGCTCAATTCTTGTGAATCTGAGTTTAACATCCGTGACTGTCATTTGACTGTGGATAAGAACATGTATAACAAATCCCACGCTGTCCTTATCCATCATAGGGATATCAGTGGGGACTTGTCCAACCTGCCCTCACAGCCTCGACCAATTTTTCAGAAATGGGTTTGGATGAATCTGGAGTCACCTACTCACACTCCAAAAAAAACAGAGCTTGACCGACTCTTCAATCTGACCTTGACATATCGAAGGGACTCAGATATCCCTGTGCCTTATGGATCACTAACAATAAATAAAGTCCCATCAGCCTTTGAATTGCCAAGTAAAAGCAGTCTAGTGTGTTGGGTTGTAAGCAACTGGAACTCTGATCACGCCAGAGTAAAGTATTACAATGAACTCTACAAATATGTTGAAATTAACACATATGGTCAAGCTTTTGGAGAATATCTGAGCAATATTGATTTTATCCCGACGATATCTCAATGTAAGTTCTACCTTTCCTTTGAAAACTCAATACATGAAGATTACATAACTGAAAAACTCTACAATGCTCTACTTGCGGGTAGTGTCCCTGTGGTCCTGGGCCCATCCAGGGAAAACTATGAAAATTATATTCCAGCCAATTCCTTCATTCATGTGGATGACTTTCTCTCACCTAAAGAGCTTGCTGATTACCTTCACATGCTGGATGGCAATGAATATTTGTACATGAGCTACTTCAAATGGAGAAAATATTATAAAGTGAGGATGACTCATTTCTGGGATGAACATGCATGCTCTGTCTGTGAAAATATTAGGCAACATAAAGAATACAAATCCCTCTCCAGTTTGGAGAAATGGTTTTGGGATTGA